In one Micromonospora polyrhachis genomic region, the following are encoded:
- a CDS encoding WXG100 family type VII secretion target, with product MSDEYYGYVHYSPPMYSGYSDDYITANYSDPNRVYTPTNWEHPNTNIEKMWAWMQKESDERTRALAEMWRRTSVLLESTRENLKKHADALAAKWTSPAGEIFMGKVGATLYSLDEWKQIANDSASGLEQLATKIQTVQRDFKPLWEDYLAEQNKQEGKRKDDEGLQFGDIFGANNGDTPEEVQKKFHDRAVGLVKPLGELYIDVYISNISRGGKFKGPTNAAITDPSQVPRPGAPGAPGRPGGSRPGTPTGGTPPTRPNLRGRPDTPNLSDAPGKPDLPGNVPDGLSLAGTATAPPPTAPNVPSTPSPGPAPAGGPAPHTPMVPGVPGARGGPGPVKPTLPGTGSGPSSGPGARSAGSNRPGRPTLPGNTGPGAPGGRGAGTRGAPPSRPTLPGNTGTGSGPGARGLGTRSTGRPVPPSTPNLPGSTKPTGRSTGLGPNGRPATPPPSLGGKRGQAPGTPTGPGGKQPTSPQGGASSVTGTGKPGTPAQPNLTGRGAPGTGRPAPTTGPAPSLGGRRGPAVPPQRTAGRKPEDATEDWEYGDGDDELWVTESTAVGNIEAPTEHRPQQQGKALGQS from the coding sequence ATGTCCGACGAATACTACGGATACGTACACTATTCGCCGCCGATGTACTCGGGGTACAGCGACGACTACATCACCGCCAACTACTCCGACCCGAACCGGGTCTACACGCCCACCAACTGGGAGCATCCCAACACCAACATCGAGAAGATGTGGGCGTGGATGCAGAAGGAGAGCGACGAGCGGACTCGCGCCCTGGCGGAGATGTGGCGGCGTACCAGCGTCCTGTTGGAGAGCACCCGGGAGAACCTGAAGAAGCACGCCGACGCGCTGGCCGCAAAGTGGACCTCGCCAGCGGGTGAGATTTTCATGGGCAAGGTCGGCGCCACCCTCTACTCACTGGACGAGTGGAAGCAGATCGCCAACGACAGCGCCAGCGGTCTCGAACAGCTGGCCACCAAGATCCAAACAGTGCAGCGGGACTTCAAACCGCTCTGGGAGGACTACCTCGCCGAGCAGAACAAGCAGGAAGGCAAGCGCAAGGACGACGAGGGTCTCCAGTTCGGCGACATCTTCGGCGCAAACAACGGGGACACCCCGGAGGAAGTGCAGAAGAAGTTCCACGATCGGGCGGTCGGGCTGGTGAAGCCGCTCGGCGAGCTCTACATCGACGTCTACATCAGCAACATCTCCCGGGGCGGCAAGTTCAAGGGCCCGACGAACGCGGCCATCACCGACCCGTCGCAGGTGCCCCGGCCGGGTGCCCCGGGTGCGCCCGGACGGCCCGGCGGGTCCCGGCCCGGCACGCCCACCGGGGGCACGCCGCCCACGCGGCCCAACCTGAGGGGACGCCCGGACACGCCGAACCTCTCCGACGCACCGGGCAAGCCCGACCTACCGGGCAACGTCCCGGACGGGTTGAGTCTGGCCGGCACGGCGACCGCCCCGCCGCCCACGGCACCGAACGTCCCGTCTACGCCGTCCCCGGGACCGGCACCGGCCGGCGGCCCAGCGCCGCACACCCCGATGGTCCCCGGCGTTCCGGGGGCACGCGGTGGTCCTGGCCCGGTGAAGCCGACCCTGCCCGGCACCGGCAGTGGTCCGAGCAGCGGACCGGGAGCGCGTTCTGCCGGATCGAACCGGCCGGGGCGGCCCACCCTGCCGGGCAACACCGGCCCCGGCGCGCCCGGCGGGCGTGGGGCCGGCACCCGGGGAGCGCCACCCAGCCGGCCCACCCTGCCCGGCAACACCGGCACGGGAAGCGGACCGGGTGCGCGCGGCCTCGGCACTCGGTCGACCGGCCGCCCGGTCCCACCATCGACACCAAACCTGCCCGGTAGCACCAAGCCCACCGGCCGGTCCACCGGTCTTGGCCCCAACGGTCGTCCGGCCACGCCACCACCGAGCCTCGGGGGCAAACGTGGCCAAGCCCCGGGGACCCCGACCGGACCCGGTGGCAAGCAGCCGACCAGCCCGCAGGGGGGCGCCTCCTCGGTCACTGGCACGGGCAAACCCGGCACCCCGGCGCAGCCCAACCTCACCGGACGGGGCGCACCCGGCACCGGTCGGCCCGCTCCGACCACCGGCCCGGCGCCGTCGCTCGGTGGTCGGCGTGGCCCCGCCGTACCGCCCCAGCGGACGGCTGGCCGCAAGCCGGAGGACGCCACGGAGGACTGGGAGTACGGCGACGGTGACGACGAACTGTGGGTCACCGAGTCCACTGCGGTCGGCAACATCGAGGCACCGACGGAACACCGGCCACAGCAGCAGGGCAAGGCGCTGGGCCAATCCTGA
- the mycP gene encoding type VII secretion-associated serine protease mycosin has translation MRVVPRPAAALSVLTLSLLGALALPAAPAAADEVRDRSWHLDALGLAELHKITQGEGVTVAVIDTGVDAAHPDLKDNVLPGVDLHDEKTKGRVDRQGHGTAMASLIAGHGHGPGNGDGVLGIAPKAKILPVTVQSARQGIIAPDAVAAGIDWAVDHGADIINVSLSSSSDDDLDRAVDRAYKKNVIVVASVGNRQDLVIGNPARHPGAIAVTGSDRKGGLGPESIAAEETDIAAPSVDLQRAAPGGKYSQATSVSGATAVVSGAVALIRAKYPNLSAFDTFKRLLETTKDAGTPGHDPDFGWGVLDLRQALTGEPDGRANSTNASPTATPDPLSVWQHQDPDEDWYSWLILGVLLLLIAVLVVVVLLFVRRRRRQRTPAAQPSGPPSAGPPATGPPSAGPAASGPRTPADDSIWRPPAR, from the coding sequence ATGCGCGTGGTCCCCCGCCCGGCAGCCGCGCTGTCCGTACTCACCCTGAGCCTGCTCGGTGCCCTGGCCCTCCCGGCCGCGCCCGCAGCGGCCGACGAGGTCCGGGACCGCTCCTGGCACCTCGACGCGCTCGGTCTCGCCGAGCTGCACAAGATCACCCAGGGTGAGGGCGTGACGGTGGCGGTCATCGACACGGGTGTCGATGCCGCCCACCCCGACCTCAAGGACAACGTGTTGCCCGGGGTGGATCTGCACGACGAAAAGACCAAGGGTCGGGTCGACCGGCAGGGCCACGGCACCGCCATGGCCTCGCTGATCGCCGGACACGGACACGGGCCAGGTAACGGCGACGGAGTGCTGGGCATCGCCCCGAAGGCCAAGATCCTGCCGGTCACGGTGCAGTCCGCCAGACAGGGCATCATCGCTCCGGACGCGGTCGCGGCCGGCATCGACTGGGCCGTCGACCATGGTGCCGACATCATCAACGTGTCGCTCTCCAGTTCCTCCGACGACGACCTCGACCGGGCAGTCGACCGGGCGTACAAGAAGAACGTCATCGTGGTGGCCTCGGTCGGCAACCGGCAGGACCTGGTCATCGGCAACCCGGCTCGACACCCGGGCGCGATCGCGGTCACCGGTAGCGACCGCAAGGGCGGGCTGGGCCCGGAGTCGATCGCCGCCGAGGAGACCGACATCGCCGCTCCCTCGGTCGACCTGCAACGGGCCGCGCCCGGCGGGAAGTACTCACAGGCCACCAGTGTCAGTGGTGCCACTGCGGTCGTCTCCGGTGCGGTCGCTCTGATCCGGGCCAAGTACCCGAACCTGTCGGCCTTCGACACCTTCAAGCGGCTGCTGGAGACGACCAAGGACGCGGGCACGCCCGGCCATGACCCGGACTTCGGGTGGGGCGTACTCGACCTGCGCCAGGCGTTGACCGGCGAGCCGGACGGCCGGGCCAACAGCACCAACGCATCGCCCACGGCCACACCGGACCCGCTCTCCGTCTGGCAGCACCAGGACCCTGATGAGGACTGGTATTCCTGGCTGATCCTGGGAGTGCTGCTACTGCTCATCGCGGTGCTGGTCGTCGTCGTGCTCCTGTTCGTCCGTCGTCGTCGCCGTCAACGGACGCCAGCGGCCCAGCCCTCCGGGCCACCCAGCGCCGGGCCACCTGCTACCGGGCCGCCGAGCGCCGGGCCGGCGGCCAGCGGACCCCGTACCCCGGCCGACGACAGCATCTGGCGCCCGCCGGCCCGCTGA